In the Candidatus Zixiibacteriota bacterium genome, GCACTGGAGCTTGTTTTCTTGGGTGCTGGGGAGGAACGGATTCGAGAACTGCGACAGGCTATGCTCTCATGTACGGTGGAGAATCGCGAGAAGATCGAGCAGTTGGAAGCATTCTACCGGGACAGACACGCTCTTCCGTTATTTGAGGCCGCCAAGGTCGCGTTTGAGGGGCAAGCGGCGCTCCACGAAGTGATCGATATTCTTGAGGAAGAACGAAGGTGCGGTCAGCTTAACAATCCTGGCATTGTCCGTATGGTGAGAAACTACTTCCTAGAAATGTCGCTTGTTATTCATGAATGTTCTCGTGTAATGAAGCCAGGCGCCTACTTTGTTATGGTCAACGACAACGTGAGCTACAACGGGCAAGTTGTACCGGTTGACCTCATCTTGTCCGAAATTGCGCGCAAAGCCGGTCTGGAAGTACAGGTAATCTGGAAGCTGGTTAAGGGAAAAGGAAACAGCAGCCAGCAGATGGGTAGACACGGGAGGCAGGAAGTGCGGAAGTGTGTCTATGTCTGGCGGAAGCCTACAAAGAAATCAACCAGTCTGCCAGAGCTGAAGCCTGCTTCTCCGAAGTTAAGTTCGCCGCGAAATCGAGCGTTCCGTTCTTGACTTCCTCGAAGATCTCTTTAGCCATCGCGATTTCGATAGCGACCCCTGCGAAGAACAACTTGGGGCACGTCTTCCCAGCAAAGGCCTCTCGTACTCGTTGTAGCGCTTTGCTAGCGGTCTTCCAATGCTCGTCCGCTCCGGCAGGATCAATACCTCCTTTGATCTCGCCAATGGCCAGGAAGTTGGCGGCGGTATTCACTAGGATCTTTGTCGGGGTTTCGTCTGACTGACTCATAAGGAGTATTACATCGATGTTCTTTCCGATGAACTTCGGCGTTCTGTCGAATGCAATCAGACGTTTCTCCCATTGAATCGACTGGGTCTTTCCAGTGTCGCTGGACTCCACGACGGGGCGCACGCCGGCTTTCGTCAATCGATCCTTGAGGAGTTGCGTTACTTGTGCTTGCGCTGAAGAACCAGTCCAATTACGCATCGCACCACCAAGCGAGTCGCCTGCGGTGAGAAGAAATCGGAACAAGATTTGCCGTCCCAGTTCTCCTTTTGTAGAAGCGATTTCGTCAATTGCGGCGCGTGCGATATCTTTCAACTGACGTTTGTTTAGATGTCCTTGAGCCTTTGTCGAGAGGCCGGCGCATGAGAGCACGACACTGGTAAGCGACGGGTCTCTAAGTATTTCCTCGGCGGTAGCAGCGCGGTTCAGCTTTCGCTCGATCTCAAGCGCTTCTTTTACGACCAGTCCCGCTCTCGTCATCTTCTCGGTTGCCTGGATGATGAAACCTCGCGTGGTTTCCCTCGGTGCGGTCACAAGATCGTTCGGGTCTTTAACTACCCTGTTAAAATGGCTGGCTCCCATGCTCTTTACCTTGCCTACTTCGTCGTCGTGGCCGCCCGGAAGAACTCGCGGTTCATTTTGGCGATCATCGAAACGCTGATTTCTTTCGGGCAGACCGCCTCGCACTCATACTGATTGGTGCAGCCGCCGAAGCCCTCGATATCCGTCTGCGCGACCATCGCCCGCACCCGCTTCTCGCGCTCCACACGGCCCTGGGGCAAATACGCAAACTGCGACACTTTCGCCGCCACGAACAGCATCGCTGAGGCATTCTTGCAGGCCGCCACACAGGCGCCGCAGCCAATACATGCCGCCGCGTCCATCGCCTTGTCGGCGTCCGGTTTCGGGATGGGAATGGCGTTGCCGTCGGGTGCGCCGCCGGCGTTGATCGAAATAAACCCGCCCGCTGCCATGATCCGGTCGAACGCCGTGCGATCTACCACCAGGTCCTTGATAACGGGGAACGCCCTCGCGCGGAACGGCTCAATATAAATCGTGTCGCCGTCTTTGAAATGCCGCATGTGGAGCTGACAGGTGGTGGTGGCGTGTTCTTTTCCGTGAGGAACCCCGTCGATAACAAGAGAGCAGGCGCCGCAGATACCCTCGCGGCAGTCATGGTCGAAGTGGATCGGGTCATCACCCTTCTTGATCAGGTCTTCGTTAACGACATCGAGCATCTCGAGAAATGACATATGCTCGTGGATATCAGTCGCCGTATATGTCACTAGCCGCCCTTTGTGCTGGGCGTTTTTCTGACGCCAGACTTTGAGTGTGAGGTTCATTACTTGTAGCTCCTTGTGGCCAGCTTGACATTCTCGAACACCAGCGGCTCCTTGTGCAGCTCCGGTTTGACACCGTCGCCCTTGTACTCCCATGCGGCGACATACGCGAACTTCTCATCGTTGCGTTTGGCTTCGCCGTCGGGATGTTGATGCTCGACCCGGAAATGCGCCCCGCAGGATTCGTCACGGTAAAGCGCGTCGTGGCACATAACTTCAGCGAACTCGAGAAAATCCGCCACGCGAGCCGCGGTCTCCAAAGTCGCGTTCATTTCCATGGCGCTGCCGACCACTCTGACATCTTTCCAGAATTCTTCGCGCAAAGCGGGAATCTCCTTCAACGCTTTCTTCAAACCCTGTTCGGTGCGGGCCATGCCGCAGTATTCCCACATGATCTTGCCCAGGCGCCGATGGAACGAGTCCGGAGTTTGCCGGCCACCGATAGAAAGCAGTTTGTTCATCCGCTCCTCGGTTTGCTTCTCGGCGTCTTTGAATTCCTGCCGGTCAGTTGATATCTTCTGCGCGCCGGCCTGGGCGAAATAATTGCCGATCGTGTACGGGATGACAAAGTAACCGTCCGCCAGTCCCTGCATGAGCGCCGATGCACCCAGGCGATTCGCGCCGTGATCGGAGAAATTCGCTTCGCCGATTACAAACAGCCCCGGAATGGTACTCTCGAGGTTGTAGTCAACCCAGAGGCCGCCCATCGTGTAATGCGATGCCGGATATATCCGCATCGGGACCTTGTAAGGATCCTCATCGGTGATCCGCTGGTACATGTCGAATAAGTTGCCGTAGCGTTCTTTGATAACTTCCTTGCCGAGCCGCTTAATGGCGTCGGCAAAATCGAGATAGACGCCGTATCCACTTGGCCCGACCCCGCGCCCTTCGTCGCATACTTCTTTGGCCGACCGCGACGAGATATCGCGCGGCGAGAGGTTGCCGAAACTGGGATACTTGCGCTCCAGGAAGTAATCGCGCTCGGTTTCCGGAATCTCGTTGGGTGGGCGCTTATCGCCTTTCTTCTTCGGCACCCAGACACGGCCGTCGTTGCGAAGCGACTCTGACATGAGCGTCAACTTCGATTGATACTCGCCGGTGTGGGGGATACAAGTCGGGTGGATTTGCGTGAAGCACGGGTTGGCGTAGAAGGCGCCCTTCTTGTATGCCCGGTAGCAGGCGGTGACATTGGCCGCGAGCCCCATAGTCGAAAGATAGAAAGCGTTGGCGTAGCCGCCGGTGGCGAGAACGACCGCGTCGGCAGCGTGCGACGAGATCTGTCCGGTTACCAGGTCGCGCACGACAATCCCCTTGGCGTGTCCGTTGATCAGGACGATATCGAGCATCTCGGTGCGCGGGTACATAGTGACCTGGCCCGTGCCTATCTGGCGCGAGAGCGAGGAATACGCGCCGAGCAAAAGCTGCTGGCCGGTTTGTCCGCGGGCATAGAACGTGCGCGAAACCTGTGCGCCGCCGAACGAGCGATTGTCGAGAAGGCCGCCGTATTCGCGCGCAAACGGGACACCCTGGGCGACACACTGATCGATGATATTCACCGATACCTGCGCCAGGCGATAGACATTGCCCTCACGCGAGCGGAAGTCGCCCCCCTTGACTGTGTCGTAGAACAGGCGATAGATCGAGTCGCCGTCGTTCTGATAGTTCTTGGCCGCGTTGATGCCGCCCTGTGCGGCGATAGAATGGGCGCGGCGGGCGCTGTCCTGGAAGCAGAACGCCTTTACATTGTAGCCCAGTTCGCCCATGGTGGCGGCGGCCGACGCTCCCGCCAGGCCGGTGCCGACCACGATCGCCGTATACTTCCGCTTGTTGGCCGGGTTGACCAGCTTCATCTCGAAGCGGTGTCTGTCCCATTTCTTTTCAATCGGGCCGGACGGAATCTTGCTGTCTAATGTCATGTTACTTTCCTCCAACCACTAACTGAGTACAGCCGGTGAGCACGGCCGCGGGGATCGAGGCATATCCGAGAAACAGTAGTACGCTCGCAACCCAGGCCAGGCGGTTCAGCCTCACCTGCCACTTTTCGGTGTTCAACCCGAGCGACTGAAACATGCTCGCCACACCGTGCGACAGGTGGTAGCTCAGCAGGCCGACCGCGAGCAGATAGAAGATCGATACCACCGGGCTCGAGAAACCGATTACCACCATGCCGTAGACATCGGGCCGACCGAGCGGATCGGTCAGCGTCGCG is a window encoding:
- a CDS encoding fumarate reductase/succinate dehydrogenase flavoprotein subunit; amino-acid sequence: MTLDSKIPSGPIEKKWDRHRFEMKLVNPANKRKYTAIVVGTGLAGASAAATMGELGYNVKAFCFQDSARRAHSIAAQGGINAAKNYQNDGDSIYRLFYDTVKGGDFRSREGNVYRLAQVSVNIIDQCVAQGVPFAREYGGLLDNRSFGGAQVSRTFYARGQTGQQLLLGAYSSLSRQIGTGQVTMYPRTEMLDIVLINGHAKGIVVRDLVTGQISSHAADAVVLATGGYANAFYLSTMGLAANVTACYRAYKKGAFYANPCFTQIHPTCIPHTGEYQSKLTLMSESLRNDGRVWVPKKKGDKRPPNEIPETERDYFLERKYPSFGNLSPRDISSRSAKEVCDEGRGVGPSGYGVYLDFADAIKRLGKEVIKERYGNLFDMYQRITDEDPYKVPMRIYPASHYTMGGLWVDYNLESTIPGLFVIGEANFSDHGANRLGASALMQGLADGYFVIPYTIGNYFAQAGAQKISTDRQEFKDAEKQTEERMNKLLSIGGRQTPDSFHRRLGKIMWEYCGMARTEQGLKKALKEIPALREEFWKDVRVVGSAMEMNATLETAARVADFLEFAEVMCHDALYRDESCGAHFRVEHQHPDGEAKRNDEKFAYVAAWEYKGDGVKPELHKEPLVFENVKLATRSYK
- a CDS encoding succinate dehydrogenase/fumarate reductase iron-sulfur subunit, with the protein product MNLTLKVWRQKNAQHKGRLVTYTATDIHEHMSFLEMLDVVNEDLIKKGDDPIHFDHDCREGICGACSLVIDGVPHGKEHATTTCQLHMRHFKDGDTIYIEPFRARAFPVIKDLVVDRTAFDRIMAAGGFISINAGGAPDGNAIPIPKPDADKAMDAAACIGCGACVAACKNASAMLFVAAKVSQFAYLPQGRVEREKRVRAMVAQTDIEGFGGCTNQYECEAVCPKEISVSMIAKMNREFFRAATTTK
- a CDS encoding AvaI/BsoBI family type II restriction endonuclease; the protein is MGASHFNRVVKDPNDLVTAPRETTRGFIIQATEKMTRAGLVVKEALEIERKLNRAATAEEILRDPSLTSVVLSCAGLSTKAQGHLNKRQLKDIARAAIDEIASTKGELGRQILFRFLLTAGDSLGGAMRNWTGSSAQAQVTQLLKDRLTKAGVRPVVESSDTGKTQSIQWEKRLIAFDRTPKFIGKNIDVILLMSQSDETPTKILVNTAANFLAIGEIKGGIDPAGADEHWKTASKALQRVREAFAGKTCPKLFFAGVAIEIAMAKEIFEEVKNGTLDFAANLTSEKQASALADWLISL